The following is a genomic window from Streptomyces sp. BHT-5-2.
CACGTCGCCGCGGTCATCCTCATCGGCGACACCGAGATCACCCTCGTACAACTCACCTACGCGGGCTGAGCCGACGCCCCACCGGACCCGCGCTTCCCCGCCGTGGGGACCGTCGCAGGGGGGTACCGCTCAGGCGATGTGGTGTCTGCGGCCGGTGAGCATGTCCCGTACCCGGTCGACCAGTCCAGTGCCCGGAGCGAGGATCTTGTTCGCCGGCGGGGTGTGCGGAGCTGACGGGTGGGGCCGGGTCGGCGCCGTCTTCTTGGCTCTCCGGATCTTTTCGCCCAGCTCGTCGAGCATCTGCGCGGAGCAGGCGTCGGCCAGCAGCGGGAAGAGCCGGTTCTCCTCGTCGTGCACGTGTGCCTGGACAGTGGTCTGCAGCTTGGCGATCTGCTGGTCGAAGCGGGAGTCGGTGGGTTCGAGCGATTCGAGTTCCTTGAGCAGTTTCTCGACCTCGATGTGGTCGCCGAGCTCCCGGTCGGCAAGGGTACGTCCGCCCTCGACGTGCTCGCGCACCGTAGGATAGAGGTACTGCTCCTCGGCAACGGAGTGTCGAACGAGTTCCACCGTGAGTTGGTCCGCCAGCTCCCGGCGCCGCCGGGTGCCGGTGGGCTGCGACGCGAGCGCTTCGAACAGCTCGTCCGTCTCGCGGTGGTCCGCCGTCAGCTCGTTGATGACGTTTCCGCCGTGTCCCATGGCAAGGGCTCCTTCACGTGGGGTGACGTCGAGTGACGGGCCGGCGTGCGGAGCGCGGACGGCCACCTGACGATGCCTGGCCCGAGGGCACGGGGTGCCTGGAACCGTGGCGCGCAGGCCGGTTCCCTCGTCCGACCAGTATCCCGCGCGCCTGCGCGCGGCGCATTGCCTGACGAGAACTAGGAGATCGTGGAGGCGCATGCGGAAGAGGCGCGCGGGCGCCCGTAGCGGCCGGGCGTGGTGCCCACATGGCGGGTGAAGTGCCGGTTCAGATGGGCCTGGTCGTGGAATCCGACCGTGGTGGCGACCTCGGCGGGGCGGTGCCCGGCCAGGAGGAGTCGGCGTGCCCGGTCGATGCGTTTGCCGGTGAGGTAGGCGTGCGGCGGCAGGCCGTAGGTCTGCTTGAAGCAGCGGATCAGGTGGGTGGGGTGGGCGTGCAGCAGGGCGGCGGCCTCGTGCAGGGTCACGCCGAGGTGGATCCGTGCGTCGAGGAGGTCCCGCAGCTCGGCGGCGAGCCGGTTCGCCTCGCGTCCTGGTCGGCGCGGCCGCGTCGCCGCGAGGTGGAGGTGGAGCCGTTCGCGGACGAACGACAGCCGGGACTCGGCTTCGAACCCGTCGCCGGCCTGACCGAGGGCGGTGTGCAACTGCCCGATCCGGCGCCGCAACAGCTCGTCCCTGAAGACCGGGGTGTCCACCGCACGGCCGGACAGGCGCTGCGGGAGCACGGAGTCGTCGAGGTAGAGGACGCGCTTGCGGAAGCCCGCCGCGGTGACGGTCCGACCGTCGTGGGGAACCCCTGGCGGCAGCAGCAGGACACTGGCGGCGCTGCTCGCCCCGTGGCGGCGGCGGTCGAGTGCGAAGTCGACCGAGCCGTCGTCGAGGATCATCAGGTCCCAGGTGTCGTGGGTGTGGGCCGGGTACGCGTGCTCGGTGAAGTGCGCGTGGAAGACCTCGGTGATGCCTGGCACCGGGGGTTTCCAGGCACTGACGGTCGTACGGGGTCGATCTGCGGCCATGCCGGGACGGTACAAGACGGGCCCGGCGTGCCGGCCGGGCGGGCCCCGACGCCGAACGTGGGGCCCTGGCCGCCCTGGTGCGCCGGCTCTGCTGATGGACGGCGGGCCGCCGACCTCCCGGCCGGCGGCGCCGCCTCACATCCGCGGGGTGAGCCGGATCAGGACCGCGGACAGCAGGGCCAGGACCCCGCAGACACCCCACAGCAACAGATAGGCGGCCAGCGACGGCTGGTGCGTGGAGCGCGTCAGCAGACCGCTGAAGAGCGCGGCCGCCGCGGCTCCGGCGATGCTGCCGCCGGCCGTCTTGAGGTTGTAGTAGACGGCCGTCGCGGACGCCGCCCGATCGCGCGGGCTGCCCTCCGTGATGACGGTGGGCAGCCCGCTGACCGCCAGGCCGATGCCCACGCCCGCCAGCAGGTGACCTGCGTACCACGTCGCCATGACGGCGTGCCCCACGATCTCCACCCCGAATCCGGCGGCCATCAGCAGGAAACCGATGGTGAGCATGGCGCGGTAGCCAAGGCGCCGGCCGACGGCGGCCGAAGCACCGGCGGTCAGGAAGCTGATCAGGGCCGGTACGGCGATCCACAGACCGATCTGCCACTGCGGCAGCCCGAAGCCGTACCCGGCCTTCGCCGGGACCGCGTCGAGGAACGCGACGGTGACCCCCTGCCCGCCCAGGACCACGACGCCCGCGGCGAAACCGCAGGCGAAGGCCGGTGCGATGGCGCGGCCCGCCATCGCCCGCACATCGACCAGGGGTTCACTGCTGCGCAGCGACGAACGCACCCACAGGCCCAGGGCCACCGGCGCGAGCAGCAGGCCGACGAGGACCGGCGGCGAGTGCCAGCCGTGCGCCGCGCCCTGGGCCGCGGACCCGAGCAGCAACGTCAGCCCGAGGCCGAGCAGTACGGCGCCCGTCCAGTCCATCCGTCCGCTCGCCAGTCGTCCGGTCTCCGAGATGCGCGGGGTGAGGGCGAGCACCAGGCCCACCGCGGCCAGCCCCACCAGACACCACAGCACCGTGCGTCCGCCACCGGCGACGGACGCCACCGGCCCGGCCGTGGCCGTACCCGCCGTCGCCCCGAGGATGAGCGCCGCGACCAGGAGACTGACGCCCCGTCGGCTGGCCGCGTTGTCCAGTCGGTCCCGCACCAGTCCGACGGAGAGCGGAAGCGTCGCGCTGAGCGGACCGAGCAGGACCCGTCCGGCAAGGAAGACCCCGAGCGTCGGCGCCAGGGCACACAGCAGGGATCCGACGGTGACCGTCCCGAGCGACACCCGCAGTATCCGGCGGTGGCCGTGCAGATCGCCCAGGCGCCCGAAGACCGGGACACACACCGCGGCGGACAGGAACTGTGCCGCGGTGATCCACATGGCCGGGCCGGTGCCGGTGTGCAACGTGTCACGGATGACGGGCAGCAGGGACACCACGCTGCCCTGGATGAACCCGTCGAGCAGGACGAAGACCAGGAGGGGGCCGACAAGGGCTGAGGGGACGGACACAGACATGCTGCGGGCAACAACCGTGCTCATGGCGCTCCAGAAGCAGTTCACAACCAGCGGTCGCTGCGGACCGGTCCGCGGCCTCCAAGGCATTGCCTGTGCCGGGCCGGCGAAACCCGACGGCCCCCCGACACCGCGCTCCCGGGCGACACGATTGCGCTGTGTGAGGGACCGTCAGCAGTCCGCGCCCGACTCCCGCCGCTGCTCGGCCCGTGGGGCTCGAAGAGCTCGGCGCGGCCGCGCGGCTCCGGGAGCTGTCCGCCGCGGCGACCGGCGCCGCACCCGCCCTCAGATCAGCGGCGTGATCTGGTCCTCGATGCCCAGCAGAGCCCGGCCGTACATCTCGGTGGCGATGGCGGGATTGACCATGGCATGGCGCGAGCCGGTCTCCAGGTCCCGCCAGATGCGCTGCAGCGGACTGGCGTCGGCGAAGCTCCGGGCCCCGTGAACGCTCAGCAGGATGTCCAGCGCCTCCCGTGAACAGCGGGCGATCGTGCCGATGTCCATCCGCACCCGGATCCGGTCGAACGTGGGCATGTGGCGGCCCCTGGCCGCCCAGTCGTCGACGTCGTCCGCGGCGCGCCGCAGGTGCAACGCGGCGGTGTCGATCAGCCGGGCGGCCTCGGCGAGTTGCAGTTGGGTCGCCGGGGCCTCCCGCGCCTGCTCGTAGAACGTGTGCGAGATGCCGCGCCCTTCCCCGAGCGAGGCCAGCACCAGCTCCAGCCCGCCACGGGCCAGCCCCAGCAGCGGGCCCGCCAGCGACAGGGCGAGCGCCGGGACGAACGCCGCGCGGTAGAGGACCTCGTCCGCGAACTCGGTCGGGTACTCGCCCCGCATCGCTCCCGGCACCGACAGCAGGCGGTGCCCGGGGACGAAGACGTCCTCGGCGACGAGGGTGTTGCTTCCGGTGCCGCGCATCCCGGCGACGTGCCAGGTGTCCTCGACGCGCAACTCGTCCATCGGGACCAGGGCCAGTCCCTGGTCCGTACGGGTGCCGCTCTCGTCGGTGTCCGAGACGCCGAGCAGCGCCCACTGGGCGTGCAGACAGCCCGACGCGAAGCCCCACCGCCCGTTGACCACCCGGCCCCCGTCGGCTACCCGGCTCGTCCCGTGCGGAGGGAGTACGGAACAGGCACGGGCGCGCGGATTCTGCCCGTAGACCTCGCGTTGTGCGCGTTCCGGGTAGAGGCCGACGAGCCAGCCGGAGACGTTGATCAGGCTGGTGGCCCAGGCGGTGGAGCCACAGCCTCGGCCGAGTTCCGAACCCACCTCGACCAGGGTACGGACGGATGCCTGGCGGCCGCCGAACCGCTCGGGAACCGTGACACCGAAGAGTCCGGCCTCGTCGAGTGCCACGAGGTTCTCCTCGACGACCCGACGCTCCTGCTCGGTACGGGCTGCGTTGGACCGCAGCAACTCCACCAGTTCCGCGGCCCGTTGGGGTAAATCCGTCCACCCGTCCCGTCTGCCGGGCTCGGCGGCCCCGTTTCCCGCAACCGTCACCATGCGCTGTCCTCCTTCGCGTTCGACCACCGACCGGCCGGGAACGACGTCATCTGCGGCCGATGTCCCGGAACCCTACGCTTCGTCGCCGCTCCACCGGTCGGCGACGCTGTGATCCAGATCCCACAACTCCCCTTGTGGCGCAACCTTTTGCCTCCCGGGCGGTCATGTACGGGCAAGCACCGGGCAGACCGGGTGACACCTCAGGAAGGTCTTTTCGATGAAGTTGCGCCAAGCTCTGACCGCCGCCGCGGCGGCGACGGTGATCGCGCCCGCGGCCGTACTGGCCGCGCCCGCGGCAGCGTTCGCCGCGGACGTGCCGAACCCGCCGGCACACACCGGCGGCGCGGGTGCCGCCATGCCCGGCGCGGAGGACGGTGCCAAACCCGGGCCCGAAACCAAGTCCGGCAAGGAGACCGGCGGCACCCCGGCCACCACGTCCGGCGGGGGCTCCTCCGACGGCGACATGCCCCCGGGCGAGCAGTGCGCCCTGGCGCCCAAGCACCTGAACATGGCGATCAAGGGGCTGCCGTCCGAGTTCGTCGCCGGTGCCGACTGGAGTCTGTCGTCCATCACCGTCACCAACACCTCCGACAAGGCCATGGAGAGAGTCCGGCCGGCGCCGTACATCTCCTCCGCCGAGATCGTCGACACCCCGTACTACGAGCTGGAGGGGGAGTTCCGCAACCCCGTGACGGGCAAGTGGCTGAGCTTTGAAGACGCCACGGTCGACAGCGTGTTCACCGGCTTCCCGGTCGCCGCGCACAGCACCGTCACGCTGCCGTTGCGGGTCCGCGCGACCTCCGGGGCCAAGCCCGGAAAGGGCTACGCCATCATCGAGGGGTCCTTCCACAACAAGGACGGCTCCTGCGGTGACTCCAACCACGAGGAGTACCACTTCAAGATCCTCCCGGCGGGCGGCAGGCCCCACCAGCCCGGCAAACCGAGCAAGCCCGGTCGGAGCGCCGAACCCGTCGGCGGCGGCACGACCGGCGGCCCCGCGCAACACGGCGTCACACCGCAGGGCGGCGTCCAGGAGACCTCGGCCAAGGGCCACCTGGCCGAGACCGGTTCGTCCTCCGCACTGCCGACGATCGCCCTGGTGGGCGGCGTGGCGATGGCCGTGGGCGCGGGCGCGATCATCAGTGTCCGCCGGCGCAGGGCCACGGCCGACGGCGGCCCGGGCACCACGGCCTGACCCCCTGAACGCCGGGCCCCGGCACCAGTCCGGGCCCGGCTTCGGCCGCCCCCGACCCCGCGGCGTTCGCACCGTGTTCAGCTCCTGAGCCGGTAGAAGTGGATGGTCGAGTTCGGCTGGAAGCCGATACGGCGGTAGACCGGCGCCCCGGCGGATGTCGCGTGCAGGGTGGCGCGGGTCAGGCCGGTGGCCCGGGCGCCCTCGTACAGGGCCTTCCGCGTCACCGCCTCGCCGTAGCCGCGATGCTGCCACTCGGGGGCGGTGGCGACGAGCGCGACGAAGAGACGGCCGTCCGCCGCCACCGTCGCCGCGCACGCCACCGGAACGCCGTCCCGCAGGGCCAGCCAAGCGCATGCCCGGCTCTTCCAGAGGTCGGAAGCGCCGAGCCCGTCGCGGCCGTCCGCCGGTGGAAAACCGTACGCACGCGAGTTGAGGTCCGCATAGTCCTGGAGTTGTGCGTCGGTGGTCACCCGGACGAACGTCAGGTCGGGGTGGTGGGGCTCGGCAAGGGGAAGGAGGTTGCCGGCCATTCCGGTGCCCGGGAAAGCGTGCTCCAGACCTGCCTGTTCGGCCGCCTCCGCCAACCTCGTGCGAGCCTCCTCCGCCAGGAGATCCTCGAAGAGCCACAGGAAGCCCGGCCGCCGCTTGGACCGCATGATGTCCGCCGCGCTGCCCAGGCGTTGTGCGACGAGCCCGGCCTCCGCGCCGACCTCGGTCAGGGTGACGCAGTTCCAGAAGGCGAAGCGGCTGTCCGCCCAGCGCACGGCGATGCCGGGCAGTTCCCGCACGTCCGCGCCCGGGTCCCGGTCGAGCACCATGTCACGCCAGACAACGGTAAGTTGTTCCATCGACTCGATCGCGTCGGCGAGATCTGCCACCGGATTCCCCTTGGGTTGGAAGCGTGGAGCATCCCAAATTAGCGATCAGCGGGCATGTTCCCGCAAGACCGCCCGCCGAAGGTGTGTCGCCTCACAGATTGATCATGTGGCCCGCGAGGCCGTGCACCGCTTCCTGGATCGACTCGCCGAGGGTGGGGTGGCCGTGGACGTTGCGGGCCACCTCGTGGACGGTCAGATCCCATTTCTGAGCCAGCGTCAACTCCGGTAGGAGTTCGGTGACTTCTGGGCCGATGAGGTGGACGCCGAGGATCTCCCCGTGCCTGGCATCGCTGATGATCTTGGCGAAGCCCGCGGTGTCCCCGATGCCGTGAGCCTTGGCGTTGGCGGTGGACGGGAACTTGGCCACCCGCACGTCGAAGCCCCGGTCGCGGGCCTGCGCCTCGGTCCAGCCGAAGCTGGCGATCTGCGGCTGACAGAACGTCACCCGCGGGATCATCACATAGTCCAGCTCCATGGTCTCCGCGCCGGCGATGCTCTCCGCCGCCACGACGCCCATCGCCTCGGCGGCGTGCGCCAGCATCAGCTTGGCGGTGACATCGCCGATGGCGAAGAGGTGCGGGACGCTGGTCCGGCACCGGCCGTCGATGTCGATGGCGCCGCGTTCGGTCAGCCGGATACCGGTGTTCTCCAGTCCGAAGCCGGTGATCCGCGGCTGGAAGCCGACGGCCTGGAGGACCTGGTCGGTCACCAATGTCTGGCGCTGGCCGCCGGTGGTGACGGTCACCTGCACCCGCTCCCCGGAGTCGTCGATCCCCTCGACGCGGGTGGAGGGCAGGACATTGATCCCCAACTTCCGGTAGCGGCGGGCGAGTTCGGCGGACACCTCCTCGTCCTCCAGCGGTACGACGCGGTCGAGGAACTCCACGAGGGTGACCTCCACGCCGTAGTTGTGGAGGACGTAGGCGAACTCGACGCCGATGGCGCCGGCCCCCGCGATGACGATGCTGCGCGGCAGTTCGTCGGAGAGGATCTGCTCCTCGTACGTCACCACGCGACGGCTGAGGGAGGTGCCGGGCAGTAGCCGGGTGACCGAGCCGGTGGCGATGACGGCGTGGGCGAAGGAGAGCATCTCGGTCCGGCCGTCGCCCAGGGTGACATGGAGGGTGTGCGGATCGACGAAGGCACCGACGCCCTCGAACTGCTCGATCTTGTTCTTCTTCATCAGGTAGTGCACGCCCTTGGCGCGGCCGTCGGCCACCTTGCGGCTGCGCAGGAACGCCTCGCGGTAGTCGAAGGTGACCTGCCCGTCGACGTGCATGCCGAAGGTCTTCGCCTCACGGTTCACCAGGTGGGCGATCTCGGCGTTGCGGAGCAGCGCCTTCGACGGCACGCACCCGATGTTCAGGCAGACACCGCCCCAGTACTTGGCCTCGACGATCGCCGTGCGCAGACCGAGCTGGGCGGCGCGGATGGCGGCGACGTACCCGCCGGGCCCGGCGCCCAGCACGACCACGTCGAAGTCCGTGCTCATGCCGCGCCCCCGCCGCGTCGGTCGGCTGCGGCGCCGGGCCTGCACCGGCCCGTGTTCGGCTCGCTCATGCTCGGCAGCCTAGGCGGGGGCGGGCGGGGCCGCAGCGCGTCGCGGTCCAGGCGGGGGGGCGACGGAACGCGGGCCGCGGCCGGGAAGAGGACGGGAGCCGGTACGGCGAGGGCCCGGCGACCGAAGTCGCCGGGCCCTGGCCGGTGCCGCTGCGCGTCAGTGCACCGTGTCGTGACTGAGCTCGATGTCGCACTCGGCCTGTCCGGAGGCGGTCAGCCGCAGCGGGGCGGCGGCCGGCGGATAGCCGCTGGCGATCAGCGTGTACTCACCGCTGTCCAGGTCGGTGAAGACGTACTCGCCGTCCTGGCCGCTGGTGGCGGTGCCCACGACGTTGCCCGCGGGGTCGAGCAGGGTGACCCGGGCGTCGTTGACCGCACCGCCCTGCACCGTGCGGACGGTGCCGCGCACCTGGGCGCCCGGCGTCAGCCGGATCTCGTACCAGTTGCGGGTGCCGGCGGTCACCTCCACCTGGAGGGCCGAGGGACGGTGGCGTTCCGCGCTGACCGCCAGGGTGTAGCTGCCCGGGGTCAGTTCGTCGAACGCGAAGCCGCCGTCCTGGCCGACGACGCCGGAGGCCACGACCTCGCCGCGGACGTCGGTGGCGACGACCAGCGCGCCGGGCACCGGGTCGTCGTTCTTCTCCTCGCGGACCTCGCCGGACAGCCCGGCCGCACCGCTGAGGGTCAGATCGAAGGCGACCGGCTCGCCGCCGACCACGACGGTCAGCGCCTGCGGCTTGCGGGCGCCGGCCGAGCCGATCAGGACGTAGGTGCCGGGGCCGGTGGTGGGCAGCGCATAGCCGCCGTCGGCGTCCGTGGTGGTGCGACCGAGCTGCCGGCCGCCGACGCTGATCAGGGTGACCGCGGCCTGCGGCACCGGGTGGCCGCCGCTGTCGCGTACGGTGCCGCGGATCGGCGGACCGGAGGCGTCGGGGCCGGAGGCCGGGGCGTGCTCGGCGGCCGCGGTGGCGGGGGCGAGCGCCTCCGGGGCCGGTGCGGCCTCCGCCGCGGGCGGCACCTCGCCGTTGGCCTCGGCCTCCGCCTGGGCCCGTGCCTGGAGGCCGGAGATCTGCCGCAGCGGCACCTCCTTGATGAACCACATCAGCACGAAGGCCAGCGCGACGACGACGGCGCCCATCAGGAAGACGGTGTGCATGGAGTCGGCGAAGCCGCGCTTGAACGGCTCGGCCAGCCGCGGGTCCAGGTGCTGGATGAACGAGGAGTCGCTCAGTACGCCCGAGGAGCCGCCGTTGCCGGGGTGCTTGAGCATGTCGAGCACCGGCTTGTTGGCCGGGTCGTGCAGCACCGCGGGGTCCTTGAGCGCCCCCTGGAAGCGCGTGGTGGACACGGCGGCCTTGAACGCGTCGCCGATCTTCTCGCCGACCGTGCTGAACAGCACCGAGAGGAAGATCGCGGTACCGGCGGTGGCACCCATCTGCCGGAAGAACGTGGACGAGGCGGTGGCCACACCCATGTCCTGCGGCGGGACCGCGTTCTGCACGGCCAGCACCAGGGTCTGCATGCAGCCGCCCAGACCGAGGCCGAAGACCAGCATGTAGACCATGGTTTCCCACAGCGCGGTGTCCCACTGGACGCGGTAGTGGAAGAGCAGCATGGCGGCGATCATCAGGGCGGTGCCGATGATCGGGAAGACCTTGTAGCGGCCGGTCTTGGCGGTGATCTGGCCGGACACGATCGAGGCGATCATCATGCCCGCCATCAACGGCAGCATCTCCAGGCCCGACTTGGTGGGACTGGCGCCCTTCACGATCTGGAGGTACTGCGGGATCATCAGCATCCCGCCGAACATGCCCATACCGATCAGCACGGACAGCAGACTGGTCTTGCTGAAGGTGCCGTTGCGGAACAGCCGCATCGGGATCAGCGCGTCGTCCCCCATCCACCGCTCGACCAGGACCCAGGCGATGATCCCCACGACGCCGACGACGTAGCAGGTGATCGAGCGGGACGAGGTCCAGCCCCACTCCCGGCCCTGCTCGGCGACGAGCAGCAGCGGGACGACGCCGATGCTGATGGTGAGCGCACCCCACCAGTCGATGCGCCGGTTCCGGCGGGTGTGCGGGATGTTGAGGACCTTGGCGACGACGAACAGCGCGATGACGCCGATCGGCACGTTGACCAGGAAGACCCAGCGCCAGCCGGTGATGCCGAGCAGGGTGGCCTGGCCGGCCAGCGCGCCGCCGATGAGCGGGCCGGCGACGCTGGAGGTGGCGAACGTACCGAGCATGTAGCCCTGGTACCGGGCGCGTTCACGGGGCGGGACGATGTCACCGATGATCGCCAGTGCCAGCGACATCAGACCGCCGGCACCCAGGCCCTGGACGGCGCGGAACGCGGCGAGTTCGGTCATCGAGGTGGAGAAGGTGCAGAGCACCGAGCCCATCACGAAGATGCTGATCGCGGCGAGGTAGTAGGGCTTGCGGCCGTGGAGGTCGGACAGCTTGCCGTACAGCGGGGTGGCGATCGTGGAGGTGATCAGGTAGGCCGTGGTCGCCCACGCCTGCTGGCTGAGCCCGTGCAGATCGTCCGCGATGGTGCGGATGGAGGTGCTGACGATCGTCTGGTCGAGCGCGGCGAGAAACATCCCCAGCATCAGACCGCTGAGGATGGTGAGTATCTGGCGGTGGGTGAGCGCCCCCGGCCCTGGTGCCGCCTTGGCTTGCGCCCCCGGCGGAGAGGTGGCTGTGCTCATCTGCGTATCTCTCCCTGCTCCACGGTGGTGCCCTGGTCTCCCCCGGGGCCCGGCCGTGCGTGTTGACGTTCTGCCAGGTCCGCGTTGAGCCGGCCCATCAGCCGGATCAGATCGGCCCGGTCCTGTGGCGACCAGGACTCGAGGATCCCGGCCAGCTCGGCGTCGCGCTGACGCCGGTAGTCCTCGAAGCGGGCCCGCCCCGCCTCGGTGGCGGCCAGCAGCGAGCCGCGCCGGTCCTCGGGGTCCGGGCGCCGGGCGACCAGGCCGCGTTCGACCAGCGAGCGGACCTGCCGGCTTACGGTCGACAGGTCCAGGAAGGCGTCGGCGGCCAGGTCGGTCGCCCGTTGGTCCCCTCCGCACACCAGTCTGGCCAGCAGCACCCGGTCGGCGGCGCCGGCGTCATGCTTGACCCGCTGCTTCCAGGCCGCGATCAGCCGGGTGAAACGGACCATCTCCGTCCCCAGGCCCGCGGCCGCCTCGGCCAGGCTCGACGTGGGGGTGATCTCCGTGATCCCCGCCCCGTCGCAGGCATGGACCGCACCGTTGCTCATCGTCGTGATCCTTCGCACTGGATGCGTGCATGCGAGAGTGCCGTGCTCCAGTCGATCCACTGGACACATTGCTTGTATCCAGCAAGCATAGCGGCTGCGCGCCGATGCCGCGGACCGTGGGTCGATTCGTTACGGGGCGGCAGAGCACCGGACCGCCGGCATCCACTCCCGCCCGCTTTACCACCGCGGTGCAAAATCACGACGAGGTGGTAGGTATGCCGAAATGCCCCTCGCCCGATCGACCGGAAGGGAGAAATCCATGTCGTCGAAGCGTCGCCGCAAGAAGAAGTCACGCCGCAAGCACGCGGCCAACCACGGCAAGCGCCCGCAGTGCTGAACGGGCCCTAACGAGTGCGGGGTGCCCGCGGCAGCTGCGGGGTGATGCGGTGCTCCCCGACCACCCGGCGGCCGGGCAGCGCGGCGGCGAGCACCGCGCGCGCCTCCTCGTCCCGGCCGTCGGCGCCGACCGGGACCACCGCCCCGCCGTTGGCGAGAGAGAAGTCGAGGCACCCGACCTCGACGGGCTCGCCGTCGACCGTGCCGTATGCGGTCTGCGGCAGTTCGACGATCTCCGGCGCCCGGCCGCGCGCATCGGTGGTCGCCTTCAGGACCGCACGGCCGGCCCGCATCCGGGCAGGCATGATCCGGGCCCCAGGTCGCGTGCGGACGGTCGCCGGGGTCAGTGTGCGATGGAGTCGATGAGCTCGCGGGCACCCTGGC
Proteins encoded in this region:
- a CDS encoding agmatine deiminase family protein, which gives rise to MPARMRAGRAVLKATTDARGRAPEIVELPQTAYGTVDGEPVEVGCLDFSLANGGAVVPVGADGRDEEARAVLAAALPGRRVVGEHRITPQLPRAPRTR
- a CDS encoding MarR family winged helix-turn-helix transcriptional regulator encodes the protein MSNGAVHACDGAGITEITPTSSLAEAAAGLGTEMVRFTRLIAAWKQRVKHDAGAADRVLLARLVCGGDQRATDLAADAFLDLSTVSRQVRSLVERGLVARRPDPEDRRGSLLAATEAGRARFEDYRRQRDAELAGILESWSPQDRADLIRLMGRLNADLAERQHARPGPGGDQGTTVEQGEIRR
- a CDS encoding 50S ribosomal protein bL37 — translated: MSSKRRRKKKSRRKHAANHGKRPQC